A window of the Desulfobacula toluolica Tol2 genome harbors these coding sequences:
- a CDS encoding DUF3261 domain-containing protein has translation MKFFLLFFSLLFIAGCSTIDVPEHNLVPLNHIDKKTACKEIAQYNDSITQKTNMINSTIFTFKGRSMTALGITKLDGENKNFSVAGFNPMGITLFKIQMEDEKVISSYVIPQFGADNLDKAASMISQDIAHIYFNRKIDLKTASLELDKYKVTINTQVDQNDFEYIFSGQPLKLTTKSMYKNNNKIWSVDYYDYTIVNDRTSNREIPFKLFFKNYKYGYVLEIETKEIK, from the coding sequence ATGAAATTTTTCTTACTTTTCTTCTCTCTGCTATTTATAGCTGGCTGTTCAACCATAGATGTACCTGAGCATAATCTTGTCCCACTTAACCATATAGACAAAAAAACTGCCTGCAAAGAAATAGCTCAATATAATGATTCAATTACACAAAAAACAAACATGATCAACTCAACCATATTCACGTTCAAAGGTCGATCCATGACTGCTCTCGGCATTACCAAACTTGACGGAGAAAATAAAAATTTTTCTGTTGCAGGTTTTAATCCCATGGGCATAACCCTTTTTAAAATTCAAATGGAAGATGAAAAGGTAATTTCAAGTTACGTTATTCCTCAATTCGGCGCTGATAATCTTGATAAGGCGGCTTCCATGATAAGTCAAGATATAGCACATATCTATTTTAACAGAAAAATTGATTTAAAGACTGCATCTCTTGAGCTTGATAAATATAAAGTTACAATAAATACTCAAGTGGACCAAAATGATTTTGAATACATTTTTAGTGGGCAGCCTCTAAAACTGACAACAAAATCAATGTATAAAAATAACAACAAAATCTGGTCTGTTGATTATTATGATTATACAATTGTTAACGACAGGACATCTAATAGAGAAATACCGTTCAAACTTTTTTTTAAAAATTATAAATATGGCTATGTCCTTGAAATAGAGACAAAAGAAATAAAATAA
- a CDS encoding hotdog family protein, with protein sequence MSLINQQITELIKEKLEYQDDSLNIQIKFDKNFIGFKGHFPNNPVLPGVVMIKTMTLMYELYKKKEVTLSQITQAKFIEPVFADTVTCFIVKANRDKLNRDKQTIKLQGKVLKSEKIIAKISLILQE encoded by the coding sequence ATGAGCTTAATAAACCAACAGATAACTGAATTAATAAAAGAAAAACTTGAATATCAAGATGATAGTTTAAATATCCAAATTAAGTTTGATAAAAACTTTATTGGTTTTAAAGGACACTTCCCTAATAATCCGGTTTTACCTGGTGTTGTGATGATTAAAACAATGACTCTAATGTATGAACTATACAAAAAAAAAGAGGTTACATTATCTCAAATAACACAGGCTAAATTTATTGAACCTGTGTTTGCTGATACTGTTACTTGTTTTATTGTCAAAGCAAATAGAGACAAATTAAACAGAGATAAACAAACAATTAAACTCCAAGGTAAAGTCCTTAAATCAGAAAAAATTATTGCGAAAATTTCACTTATTTTGCAGGAATAA
- a CDS encoding lipid biosynthesis B12-binding/radical SAM protein, whose translation MKCFLVDANIATSPYPVYPLGMSMVANALIKAGNKVFQFDFLQNNSSYEKLLFSIKKEAPEIIGISMRNIDNVNSMNEKIYIDVVKSIVSQIKSVSNAMIVLGGTAFSILPEKLLEEIGADFGIVGEGESLMVDLTSQIKAGKIPPNKILKAKSDLRGNQIQKAYYDKEILNYYLNNGSIANVQTKRGCIHKCVYCSYPYLEGNVFRHRDIKETIDDIEFLVKECKAKMIFFTDSVFNDNQGNYIELLEEMVKQKVSVPWTAYIKPEKISKSAINLMIKTGVRGVEIGSDGASDETLAGLGKSFRFKDIIECNKNFTDNKIATANFFMFGCPRETKKTVEKGISNIINLNKTVSFIFLGIRILPNTKLHDIAIKQEIIKKDNDLLEPVYYIAPGLDKDWMQTTLDENFKPYRHCVFPPDALENSVKFLHKLGHTGLMWDLLIPGKDRLRPKRRKKS comes from the coding sequence ATGAAATGTTTTTTAGTTGATGCAAATATAGCCACCTCGCCCTATCCAGTATATCCTCTTGGAATGAGCATGGTTGCAAATGCTCTTATTAAAGCCGGCAACAAAGTTTTTCAATTTGACTTTTTACAAAATAACTCTTCTTATGAAAAACTTTTGTTTTCCATAAAAAAAGAGGCTCCTGAAATAATTGGCATATCAATGAGAAACATTGACAATGTTAATTCCATGAATGAAAAAATATATATCGATGTTGTTAAATCAATTGTTTCTCAAATCAAATCTGTAAGCAATGCAATGATTGTTCTTGGCGGCACTGCTTTTTCAATTTTACCGGAAAAATTACTTGAGGAAATTGGAGCAGATTTTGGAATCGTTGGTGAAGGTGAAAGTTTGATGGTAGACCTCACAAGTCAAATCAAAGCCGGTAAAATACCTCCGAATAAAATCCTAAAAGCCAAATCAGACCTTAGAGGAAACCAAATACAAAAAGCATACTATGATAAGGAGATTTTAAATTATTATCTGAATAATGGTTCTATTGCCAATGTCCAGACAAAACGTGGATGTATACATAAATGTGTTTATTGTTCATATCCTTACCTTGAAGGAAATGTGTTCAGACATCGTGATATTAAAGAAACAATTGATGATATTGAATTCCTTGTAAAAGAGTGTAAGGCTAAAATGATTTTTTTTACAGATTCTGTTTTTAATGACAATCAGGGCAATTATATTGAGCTGCTTGAAGAAATGGTCAAACAAAAGGTTTCGGTTCCATGGACAGCTTATATCAAACCTGAAAAAATTTCTAAATCTGCCATTAATCTTATGATAAAAACCGGGGTTCGCGGAGTTGAAATTGGGTCTGACGGTGCTTCGGACGAAACCCTGGCAGGATTGGGTAAATCTTTCAGATTCAAAGATATTATTGAATGTAATAAAAATTTTACTGATAATAAAATTGCAACTGCAAATTTTTTTATGTTTGGATGCCCTCGTGAGACTAAAAAGACCGTTGAAAAAGGGATTAGTAATATAATAAATTTAAACAAGACTGTCTCTTTTATATTTCTGGGGATTAGAATCCTTCCTAACACAAAATTACATGACATTGCTATTAAACAAGAAATTATCAAAAAAGATAATGATTTGCTGGAACCTGTTTATTATATTGCACCTGGTCTTGATAAAGACTGGATGCAAACAACTTTAGATGAAAATTTTAAACCATACCGGCACTGCGTGTTCCCACCTGATGCTCTTGAAAACAGTGTGAAATTTTTACACAAATTAGGTCATACAGGGCTTATGTGGGATCTTCTTATACCTGGCAAAGATCGACTAAGGCCAAAAAGACGAAAAAAATCATAA
- a CDS encoding DUF2062 domain-containing protein — translation MDNNSVWCVIPVYNNATTVKNIVEQSFKYIKNILVVDDGSTDANLTELLDDTEAIVIRHDKNKGKGAALLTAINYLKEKNVLSMITIDGDGQHRPEDLPNFLDAIENNPNSLYVGVRDLNQSSVPGSSRFGRKFSNMWFKIETGKDCKDTQSGFRAYPIKLISKLKLYGSFYDFEIEVIARAAWAQIPINEISINVVYDPPETRISHFNKFKDNFLISLMHTRLIGRCLVPLPHKKLVANNKSHGYSLVLNPIGFFKMLLNENTTPMALAFSAAMGTIIAVLPILGFHMIAIIYVTARLHLNKIMALGIQILYSPPFVPFVCIEVGHYFRNGNWLSEFTLAAFKTNWQEYIFDWFIGSLVMAPIYAIIAFVAVYFIALKIQKKISKHDYA, via the coding sequence ATGGATAATAATTCTGTCTGGTGTGTCATACCAGTATATAATAATGCAACTACTGTTAAAAATATAGTTGAGCAAAGTTTTAAATATATTAAAAATATTCTTGTTGTAGATGACGGTAGCACTGATGCTAACCTTACTGAACTTCTTGATGACACTGAAGCAATAGTTATTCGCCATGATAAAAACAAAGGTAAAGGAGCAGCCTTATTAACAGCCATAAACTATCTTAAAGAAAAAAATGTCCTTTCAATGATAACAATTGATGGGGATGGACAGCATCGTCCTGAAGATTTGCCCAATTTTCTTGATGCAATTGAGAATAATCCAAATTCATTGTATGTGGGTGTCCGTGATTTAAACCAATCTTCTGTTCCAGGCTCCAGTCGTTTTGGTCGCAAATTTTCCAATATGTGGTTTAAAATTGAAACTGGTAAAGATTGTAAAGACACTCAAAGTGGTTTCAGGGCATATCCAATTAAACTGATTTCAAAGTTAAAACTTTATGGTTCATTCTATGATTTTGAAATAGAGGTAATAGCAAGGGCAGCATGGGCACAAATACCCATTAATGAGATCTCAATCAATGTTGTTTATGATCCACCTGAAACTCGTATTTCCCATTTTAATAAATTTAAAGATAATTTTCTTATTTCTCTAATGCATACGCGTCTTATTGGCCGCTGCCTTGTACCATTACCCCATAAAAAATTAGTGGCTAATAATAAAAGCCATGGATACTCTCTTGTTTTAAATCCGATCGGTTTTTTTAAAATGCTGCTCAATGAAAACACAACCCCCATGGCATTGGCTTTCTCAGCTGCAATGGGTACTATCATAGCAGTTCTTCCTATTTTGGGTTTTCATATGATTGCAATCATATATGTAACGGCACGATTACACTTGAATAAAATTATGGCTTTAGGCATTCAAATTCTTTATTCACCTCCTTTTGTTCCATTTGTATGTATTGAGGTAGGACACTATTTTCGTAACGGCAACTGGCTTAGCGAATTTACTTTAGCTGCATTTAAAACAAATTGGCAGGAATATATTTTTGACTGGTTTATAGGGTCGTTGGTAATGGCACCAATCTATGCAATAATTGCATTTGTTGCTGTCTATTTTATAGCACTTAAAATTCAAAAAAAAATATCAAAACATGACTATGCCTGA
- a CDS encoding LpxL/LpxP family acyltransferase: MPETIEQSHRGNRIGFWFFGIFLRFGGLYAAYTLLYGVTLHYWLFDKIAVKTSSAYLKKRFPSDSKIKIRFKVYKLLYSQGKQLIDRVAQISGSVNFNFDFVDKDKLNQLSASDKGYIILTAHAGNWQLAMTELGQLNKKISLVIRPENNKAVKKALNINDNNKFGIISPEEHLGGIIPVVKELNDGNIVSYMGDRSYRFESVKINFMGAKANFPYGAFAIAAATKVPVVIALASKTGLKTYKVDFTNIMKPEYKSRKNKKNQLSEWVQEYADILNDFFEEYPYQCFLFHDVWEED; this comes from the coding sequence ATGCCTGAAACAATTGAACAATCCCACAGAGGAAATAGAATCGGCTTCTGGTTTTTTGGAATATTTCTGCGTTTTGGCGGGCTTTATGCCGCATATACACTTTTATATGGTGTCACCCTTCATTATTGGCTTTTTGATAAAATAGCAGTCAAAACCTCATCAGCTTATTTGAAAAAACGATTTCCTTCAGATTCTAAAATCAAAATACGCTTCAAAGTCTACAAATTGCTCTACAGTCAAGGCAAACAATTGATCGACCGGGTTGCACAAATATCCGGGTCAGTTAATTTTAATTTTGATTTTGTTGACAAAGATAAGCTTAATCAGCTTTCTGCATCAGATAAAGGTTATATCATCTTGACTGCCCATGCAGGAAACTGGCAACTTGCAATGACAGAGCTTGGCCAATTAAATAAAAAAATTTCACTTGTTATTCGACCAGAAAATAATAAAGCTGTTAAAAAAGCGCTTAATATTAACGATAATAATAAATTTGGTATAATTTCTCCTGAGGAACACTTGGGAGGAATAATCCCTGTAGTAAAAGAGCTTAATGATGGCAATATTGTTTCATATATGGGAGACAGATCCTACAGGTTTGAATCTGTAAAAATAAATTTTATGGGTGCTAAGGCAAATTTTCCATATGGTGCTTTTGCAATTGCTGCTGCAACTAAAGTTCCTGTTGTAATAGCTTTAGCTTCAAAAACCGGTTTAAAAACTTATAAGGTAGACTTTACAAATATTATGAAACCTGAGTATAAGAGTCGTAAAAATAAAAAGAACCAACTATCTGAATGGGTACAGGAATATGCTGATATACTTAATGATTTTTTTGAAGAATATCCATACCAGTGCTTTCTTTTTCATGATGTATGGGAAGAAGATTAA
- a CDS encoding acyl carrier protein gives MSQKQSLEEIKAQLKEELIENLSLEDIGPEDITNDEVLFGDEGIGLDSLDAVEIVVFLQRIWGIEIQDMEEGREILVSIDTIANHIYSNL, from the coding sequence ATGTCCCAAAAGCAGAGCCTTGAAGAAATCAAAGCACAACTAAAAGAAGAATTAATTGAAAATCTTTCTTTGGAAGATATAGGGCCGGAAGATATTACAAATGATGAAGTATTATTTGGTGACGAAGGAATAGGCCTTGATTCTCTTGATGCTGTCGAAATTGTTGTGTTTTTACAACGTATTTGGGGAATAGAAATTCAAGATATGGAAGAAGGCAGGGAAATCCTTGTATCAATTGACACAATTGCTAATCATATTTATTCAAACCTATGA
- a CDS encoding beta-ketoacyl-[acyl-carrier-protein] synthase family protein produces the protein MNNEKIFITGMGIISALGNSIDETFQALSKNKINTSNIDFFECDINKPVFKASFLNKASDSRMRTKKLADIAFKQAIVQANIVPAKINNSDKLKIGICCGTTVASQLNDIEFYRQFRSGTVESYDPVKHYLEGNISEALLLEHNFSGPGLNVVNACSSGTDAIGVAMSWIKTGICDIVIAGGADELNRIPVAGFNSLGILSDSICKPFDKNRDGLNLGEGAAFIVLEKDSTARARKASILAECCSYATAADGYHLTAPHYKGKGLKIAIEKALLNANLTQNDINFINAHGTATKNNDFVEGYVFKDLFKDKTKILSTKGYTGHTLGAAGAIDAILTVLSLEKQWLPINAGFCDQDPDIGFSPVTEATSFKAEYALSTSLAFGGNNSAVIFRRV, from the coding sequence ATGAATAATGAAAAAATTTTCATAACAGGCATGGGTATCATTTCTGCATTAGGTAATTCAATAGATGAAACTTTTCAGGCATTATCAAAAAATAAGATTAATACTTCGAACATTGATTTTTTTGAATGCGATATAAACAAACCTGTTTTTAAAGCAAGTTTTCTGAACAAAGCATCAGATTCGAGAATGCGTACAAAAAAGCTTGCTGATATCGCTTTTAAGCAAGCTATTGTTCAGGCTAACATAGTTCCGGCTAAAATCAACAATTCAGACAAGTTAAAAATTGGAATTTGCTGCGGGACAACTGTTGCAAGCCAACTCAATGATATTGAATTCTACAGACAGTTTCGCTCCGGCACGGTAGAGTCTTATGATCCTGTAAAGCATTATCTTGAAGGAAATATATCAGAAGCACTCCTTTTAGAACATAATTTTTCAGGTCCTGGTTTAAATGTTGTGAATGCATGTTCTTCTGGCACTGATGCAATTGGAGTTGCTATGTCATGGATTAAAACAGGGATTTGTGACATTGTAATTGCCGGAGGTGCAGATGAATTAAACCGTATTCCTGTTGCCGGATTTAATTCTTTAGGGATACTCAGTGACTCAATTTGCAAACCTTTTGATAAAAACAGAGATGGATTAAATCTTGGAGAAGGAGCAGCCTTTATAGTGCTTGAAAAAGATTCTACTGCAAGGGCACGTAAAGCTTCAATATTAGCAGAATGCTGCTCATATGCAACAGCTGCTGATGGTTATCATTTAACCGCACCTCATTACAAGGGCAAAGGTTTAAAAATTGCGATTGAAAAAGCCTTGTTAAATGCAAATTTAACTCAAAATGATATCAATTTTATAAATGCCCATGGCACTGCAACTAAAAACAATGACTTTGTTGAAGGCTATGTTTTTAAAGATCTGTTTAAAGACAAAACAAAAATTCTTTCCACAAAAGGATATACCGGACATACACTTGGTGCTGCTGGTGCAATTGATGCAATATTGACTGTATTATCACTTGAAAAACAATGGCTCCCAATAAATGCAGGCTTTTGCGATCAAGATCCTGACATTGGTTTCAGCCCTGTGACAGAAGCCACAAGTTTTAAGGCTGAATATGCTTTATCAACATCACTTGCTTTTGGTGGTAACAATTCAGCAGTTATTTTCAGGAGAGTATAA
- a CDS encoding beta-ketoacyl synthase chain length factor, with amino-acid sequence MNLLGKGFADKNTKIKGIRRADIFAKMAVSASKKACAGFDFENENTEISIIVATLFGPHVTTFNFLDNLLDYSDSGVSPTTFSHSVHNAAASYIATSLKINGQSLTITSFNDPFKQALILADAWFEFNQAKKILVCYVEEESDPLIAAHKHCTFLSYSKDKISTGAASILLEKGNNMKIPEKILHPFTYIEGL; translated from the coding sequence GTGAACTTGCTTGGTAAAGGGTTTGCAGATAAAAACACAAAAATAAAAGGTATAAGAAGAGCGGATATTTTTGCAAAAATGGCTGTATCTGCTTCAAAAAAGGCATGTGCAGGTTTTGACTTTGAAAATGAAAATACTGAAATTTCAATTATTGTAGCGACCTTGTTTGGACCTCATGTAACAACCTTTAATTTTTTAGACAATCTTTTAGATTATTCTGATTCAGGTGTGTCACCAACAACATTTTCCCATTCAGTTCATAATGCCGCAGCTTCTTATATCGCAACTTCTCTTAAAATCAACGGACAATCGCTTACAATCACCTCTTTTAATGATCCTTTTAAACAGGCATTGATTTTGGCTGATGCTTGGTTTGAATTTAATCAAGCAAAAAAGATCCTTGTCTGTTATGTAGAAGAAGAATCAGACCCTCTTATTGCTGCTCATAAGCATTGTACATTTTTATCTTATTCAAAAGATAAAATTTCTACCGGTGCTGCATCAATTCTTTTGGAAAAGGGAAACAATATGAAAATACCTGAAAAAATTCTCCATCCTTTTACTTATATTGAGGGGTTATAA
- a CDS encoding acyl carrier protein — MENITIKHIKEKLTEQIALSIGEEPSNIKSDMLMHELGLDSLGLVELFVFIEKEFKIQLMESGISQEDIQKIDSLSESISKAINN; from the coding sequence TTGGAAAACATTACTATCAAACATATTAAAGAAAAACTTACTGAACAGATAGCTTTGTCCATAGGTGAAGAACCGTCAAATATAAAATCAGACATGCTAATGCATGAGCTTGGTCTTGATTCACTCGGGCTTGTAGAATTGTTTGTGTTTATTGAAAAAGAATTTAAAATTCAACTTATGGAATCAGGTATTTCGCAAGAAGACATACAAAAAATTGATTCTTTATCTGAAAGTATCAGTAAGGCTATAAACAACTAA